Proteins found in one Candidatus Eisenbacteria bacterium genomic segment:
- a CDS encoding biopolymer transporter ExbD, with product MPAKKLRRIGIKIDMTPMVDVAFLLLIFFMSTSQFDPPQKVPITIPDSHSNLKVPESDVMIIGVSKDNRILYQIGKSPQEYTDITNLENIVADARHRNIRLRVAIKADKLADYGTMEDIMAVMQKTNTITFSLVTELVTSKKSALAH from the coding sequence ATGCCAGCGAAGAAGCTCCGGCGCATCGGCATCAAGATCGATATGACGCCCATGGTCGACGTCGCGTTTCTCCTCTTGATCTTCTTCATGTCGACCTCGCAGTTCGATCCTCCGCAGAAGGTGCCGATCACGATTCCCGACAGCCATTCCAACTTGAAAGTCCCGGAGTCGGACGTGATGATCATCGGGGTTTCCAAGGACAACCGGATTCTGTATCAAATCGGCAAGAGTCCGCAGGAGTACACGGATATCACGAATTTGGAGAATATCGTGGCCGATGCCCGCCACCGGAATATCAGGCTGCGGGTGGCGATCAAAGCCGACAAGCTCGCGGACTACGGAACCATGGAAGACATCATGGCGGTCATGCAGAAAACCAATACGATCACGTTCAGCTTGGTCACGGAGCTCGTGACCAGTAAGAAATCCGCGCTGGCGCACTGA
- a CDS encoding MotA/TolQ/ExbB proton channel family protein, which produces MKQGVFMTIVGAIALGIAIVVYMFLPEYIKKGGPLVALLIMLSIMSVTLTFERLFTLNRARGRQPLPVFMRSVRQKIDAMDIEGAADLCAKQRGSLANVLRAGLDRYAVVRTVNLDLKTRMEEVQKAMEEANMLEVPLLERNLIALATIASIATMVGLLGTVIGMIRSFAALGHTGSVDAVKLALGISEALINTAGGLFVAIFSIVLYNVFVTMIDNFNYMMDEASLEVVEVLSLKEARK; this is translated from the coding sequence GTGAAACAAGGTGTGTTCATGACGATTGTGGGCGCGATCGCGCTCGGGATCGCGATCGTGGTTTACATGTTCTTGCCCGAGTACATCAAGAAGGGCGGGCCCCTGGTTGCCCTCCTCATCATGCTCTCGATCATGTCAGTGACCCTCACGTTCGAGCGGCTCTTCACACTCAACCGCGCGCGCGGGAGGCAGCCGCTTCCGGTGTTCATGCGGAGCGTGCGCCAGAAGATCGACGCGATGGATATCGAGGGCGCCGCCGACCTGTGCGCCAAACAGCGCGGATCGCTCGCGAACGTGCTCCGCGCGGGCCTGGATCGATACGCGGTGGTCCGCACGGTGAACCTGGACCTCAAGACGCGGATGGAAGAGGTGCAGAAGGCGATGGAGGAGGCGAACATGCTGGAGGTGCCGCTCCTCGAGCGCAATTTGATCGCCCTCGCGACGATTGCGTCGATCGCCACGATGGTCGGACTTCTGGGCACGGTCATCGGGATGATTCGCTCCTTCGCCGCGTTGGGGCACACCGGCTCGGTGGACGCGGTGAAGCTGGCGCTCGGCATTTCGGAGGCGCTCATCAACACGGCGGGCGGGCTCTTCGTCGCGATCTTCTCGATCGTGCTCTACAACGTGTTCGTCACGATGATCGATAACTTCAATTACATGATGGACGAGGCAAGCCTCGAGGTGGTCGAGGTCCTGTCCCTGAAAGAGGCGAGGAAGTAA
- a CDS encoding STAS domain-containing protein translates to MSLDVRTVGDVTSLTPKGMLLGGKETDELQGKIKELAEAGNKKLLINLGQTSFMNSVSLGVLIAAHSNYAKRGAKMKLCAVDKKIQNIFVVTKLSLVFDVYETEEEALKSFH, encoded by the coding sequence ATGAGTCTGGATGTCCGAACCGTGGGCGACGTCACGAGTCTCACGCCGAAAGGGATGCTCCTTGGCGGCAAGGAAACGGACGAGCTCCAAGGCAAGATCAAGGAGCTGGCGGAAGCGGGCAACAAGAAGCTTCTGATCAATCTGGGCCAGACCTCGTTCATGAACAGCGTCTCCCTGGGCGTGCTGATCGCCGCCCACAGCAACTACGCCAAGCGGGGAGCCAAGATGAAACTTTGCGCGGTGGACAAGAAGATCCAAAATATCTTCGTCGTGACCAAGCTCTCCCTGGTGTTCGACGTTTACGAGACAGAAGAAGAGGCGTTGAAGAGCTTTCACTAG
- a CDS encoding tetratricopeptide repeat protein, protein MHARKPPGYRDRFHQFRDQRGRAADRGQVRIRAGDGFRSRRAHRRGGTVNRAFHRVLPALVVGGLLAAAAAVYALSSGDIIKQGVEAYRGGNYKRALELFTQALRLDPGGAKPHYFIGSALEKLGEPDSAMAEYQTAVRIDPKYVEALTGLGNLLRKQGKLEEGTAGLQEAVKYNPKDPPALYALGQAYLKDKKWDQALAVFRKGTLLKQGRALFLDGVALALEGKGEIKQAEEMFIRARETDPNNLRVRLDLGGFYERKKIPVLAAPEYVKAAELDPKNPEAHYLAGRALVAMNEFNAGLSSFMRAIEVDSTSAPAYLEAGRLYFRANRPQDAADKFRAYTGFKPDDPEGYIELGRALAKSPVPGDREEAIVVLEKANELLEKANEGAPSEGKPKNCEVVGALGKLYFDKRDNENALKYYDLYAQCADTLMTAEEHLRLGTLYVAVKDSAKAAPQLSRALEMDSTLARDANFQLGFLYFARQDHARAIPYFESALKADSTFMPALLNLGLAKLAVKESAAGVDILRRALAVNPKETRARVWIAQTLTALDSLPEAFEMYQSAIAQDSTNAEACRGAGVVLLLQKNWPEAVGYLERGVQLEPENLQGHVWLAQAYSNSGDISKAKIEFNKALDIDPNNKDASRGLELIRKYEQQKALKKSGATPSGAAPSAAKSGGGTP, encoded by the coding sequence GTGCACGCGAGGAAACCCCCCGGGTACCGCGACCGATTTCATCAATTTCGTGACCAGCGTGGACGGGCAGCAGATCGTGGCCAGGTACGGATACGCGCCGGCGACGGTTTCCGTTCACGTCGTGCGCACCGCAGAGGAGGCACAGTGAACCGGGCATTCCACCGCGTTCTGCCCGCGCTCGTGGTCGGAGGGCTCCTCGCGGCCGCCGCCGCGGTCTACGCGCTCTCATCGGGCGACATCATCAAGCAGGGTGTGGAGGCCTATCGCGGGGGTAACTACAAGCGCGCCCTGGAGCTTTTCACCCAGGCGCTGCGCCTCGATCCTGGCGGGGCGAAGCCTCACTATTTCATCGGGAGCGCCCTTGAGAAGCTGGGGGAGCCCGACAGCGCCATGGCCGAATACCAGACCGCCGTTCGGATCGATCCCAAGTACGTCGAGGCCTTGACCGGGCTGGGAAATCTCCTCCGCAAGCAAGGGAAGCTGGAGGAGGGGACCGCGGGGCTCCAGGAAGCGGTGAAGTACAACCCGAAGGACCCGCCCGCCCTCTACGCCCTGGGGCAGGCCTACCTCAAGGACAAGAAGTGGGACCAAGCGCTCGCCGTGTTCCGCAAGGGGACCCTGCTCAAGCAGGGGCGTGCGCTTTTCCTCGACGGCGTGGCCCTCGCCCTGGAAGGTAAGGGTGAGATCAAACAGGCCGAGGAGATGTTTATCCGCGCCCGCGAAACCGATCCCAATAATCTTCGCGTGAGGCTGGACCTCGGCGGCTTCTACGAGCGCAAGAAAATCCCGGTGCTCGCCGCGCCGGAGTACGTGAAGGCGGCCGAGCTGGATCCCAAGAATCCCGAGGCGCATTACCTCGCGGGGCGGGCGCTGGTCGCGATGAACGAGTTCAACGCGGGACTCTCCTCGTTCATGCGGGCGATCGAGGTGGATTCGACCTCCGCTCCCGCCTATCTGGAAGCGGGGCGCCTGTACTTCCGCGCGAACCGTCCCCAGGACGCGGCCGACAAATTCCGGGCGTACACGGGATTCAAGCCCGACGATCCCGAGGGCTACATCGAGCTGGGCCGCGCCCTCGCGAAGAGCCCGGTCCCGGGGGACCGCGAAGAGGCGATCGTCGTGCTGGAGAAGGCGAACGAGTTGCTCGAGAAGGCGAACGAGGGAGCGCCGAGCGAGGGAAAGCCCAAGAACTGCGAGGTCGTGGGCGCGCTCGGGAAGCTCTACTTCGACAAGCGCGACAACGAGAATGCGCTCAAGTATTACGACCTGTACGCGCAGTGCGCGGACACGCTCATGACCGCCGAGGAGCACCTGAGGCTCGGCACGCTCTACGTCGCCGTCAAGGACTCGGCCAAAGCGGCTCCCCAGCTCTCGCGCGCGCTCGAGATGGACTCCACGCTCGCCAGGGACGCGAACTTCCAGCTGGGATTCCTCTACTTCGCGCGCCAGGATCATGCGCGCGCGATCCCGTACTTCGAATCGGCGCTCAAAGCCGATTCGACCTTCATGCCGGCGCTCCTGAATCTCGGTCTGGCGAAGCTCGCGGTGAAGGAGTCGGCCGCGGGGGTGGACATTCTCCGCCGCGCCCTGGCGGTGAACCCGAAAGAGACCCGGGCGCGGGTCTGGATCGCGCAGACTCTGACCGCGCTCGACTCGCTTCCTGAGGCCTTCGAAATGTACCAGTCCGCGATCGCGCAGGATTCCACGAACGCCGAAGCGTGTCGGGGGGCCGGGGTCGTGCTCCTGCTCCAGAAGAACTGGCCCGAAGCGGTCGGCTATCTCGAGCGTGGCGTACAGCTCGAGCCGGAGAATCTCCAGGGTCACGTCTGGCTCGCGCAGGCCTACTCGAACAGCGGCGACATTTCGAAGGCAAAGATCGAGTTCAACAAGGCCCTGGACATCGATCCGAACAACAAGGACGCATCCAGGGGATTGGAGCTGATTCGAAAATACGAGCAGCAAAAGGCGCTGAAGAAGAGCGGCGCGACACCGAGCGGGGCGGCACCCAGCGCGGCGAAATCGGGCGGGGGGACACCCTAG
- the asnS gene encoding asparagine--tRNA ligase — protein sequence MSRKATRIGALRERIGDEVLLEGWLYNRRSSGKLEFLLVRDGSGTVQCVAAKAELPEEVFARCATVTQESSLRVTGVVREDKRAPSGVEISLRGIEIVGASVDFPITPKEHGPSFLLDQRHLWIRSQRQAAVLKIRHTLVQACRDWLDADGFILADAPIFTPSACEGTTTLFETQYFDEKAYLTQSGQLYNEATAMAFGKSYCFGPTFRAEKSKTRRHLIEFWMVEPEVAFATLDDVMDLIERFVEGIVGRILEERREELKVLERDTAPLERVRTPFPRLSYDEAARVLKQEKALPFEWGADFGATDETALTEQYDRPFFVHRFPAAVKAFYMKRDPDDDRLSLSCDLLAPEGYGEIVGGGEREDSLERLVGRIQEHKLPVDAFEWYLDLRRYGSVPHSGFGMGIERTLTWLCGIEHLRETIPFPRMLNRLRP from the coding sequence ATGAGTCGGAAAGCGACCCGGATCGGGGCGCTACGGGAGAGAATCGGCGACGAAGTCCTGCTCGAGGGGTGGCTCTACAATCGTCGCTCCAGCGGCAAGCTCGAGTTCCTTCTCGTGCGTGACGGGAGCGGGACCGTTCAGTGCGTCGCGGCAAAAGCCGAGCTTCCCGAAGAGGTCTTCGCGCGTTGCGCGACCGTGACGCAGGAATCCTCGCTCCGCGTCACCGGCGTCGTGCGCGAGGACAAGCGCGCGCCGAGCGGCGTCGAGATCTCCCTCCGCGGCATCGAGATCGTCGGAGCGAGCGTCGACTTCCCGATCACGCCGAAAGAACACGGCCCCTCCTTCCTTCTGGATCAACGCCATCTCTGGATACGGTCCCAGCGCCAGGCGGCGGTTCTGAAAATCCGCCACACGCTTGTCCAGGCCTGCCGCGATTGGCTCGACGCCGACGGGTTCATCCTTGCCGACGCGCCGATCTTCACGCCGTCCGCCTGCGAGGGCACGACCACGCTGTTCGAGACCCAGTACTTCGACGAAAAGGCGTACCTGACCCAAAGCGGGCAGCTCTATAACGAGGCGACCGCGATGGCCTTCGGGAAGAGCTACTGTTTCGGCCCGACCTTTCGCGCCGAAAAATCCAAGACCCGGCGGCATCTGATCGAGTTTTGGATGGTGGAGCCCGAGGTGGCTTTCGCCACGCTGGACGACGTCATGGATCTGATCGAGCGCTTCGTGGAGGGGATCGTGGGCCGGATCCTCGAGGAGCGGCGCGAGGAGCTCAAGGTTCTCGAGCGCGACACCGCACCTCTCGAGCGCGTCCGGACCCCGTTTCCAAGGCTTTCTTACGACGAGGCGGCGCGTGTCTTGAAACAGGAGAAGGCGCTTCCGTTCGAGTGGGGGGCCGATTTCGGAGCGACCGACGAGACGGCCCTGACCGAACAGTACGACCGGCCGTTCTTTGTGCACAGGTTTCCGGCGGCGGTGAAGGCCTTCTATATGAAGCGGGATCCGGACGACGATCGGCTCTCCCTCTCATGCGACCTTCTCGCTCCCGAAGGGTATGGGGAGATCGTCGGCGGCGGCGAGAGGGAGGACAGCCTGGAGCGGCTGGTCGGGCGGATCCAGGAGCACAAGCTCCCGGTCGACGCCTTCGAGTGGTACCTCGACCTCCGGCGTTACGGCTCCGTGCCGCACAGCGGTTTCGGGATGGGAATCGAGCGCACGCTCACCTGGTTGTGCGGCATCGAGCACCTCCGGGAGACGATCCCATTTCCACGGATGCTGAACCGCCTGCGCCCGTAG
- a CDS encoding tetratricopeptide repeat protein, whose product MARIEPSRSRRAWLKPLVFAVAGPLTLALVAPLGPAPVELAAAYAGPDAVRDELEQMRNAGQIRALAPAQARYREALVSLAKGEDPEAARLLAAAAEFDPEYPDPHFTLARLLAFKNPERAVGELGEALRIVGRTYAWQRHLLANTLTAFLVVWTVGLLVAIAGITLRHLPHLIHVILELVGRSKGRLARGGATIIALSPLLWGLGAIPTATVYAGLLSFRVTRREAFLVGLFIVSAIALSSFLRSVAPWAGPPSLEEPSLLVDRALRSGSDPEIRTGLMALESRDPAEPLYPFTAGTIARREGDLESAERLLARAAALRPNTAWTLTNLGNVYFAREDYPRAHEAYEAAAKAAPRAVEPHFNLAQTYTKQLLFAEANREQSIASSLAFDRVRDMSRISAPQLNRTVMEAMPPVKVLWDLARRTAPERGIAATEGNPYVAFLERLAPPPPFAIFFLVSLFLLFAGLGQILGRALATLQCSNCQKVVCRRCVFRMQQRAFCEGCFAAVRGLKSMEFTRLLLTGRDRRAARRRTFWETATTFLLPGAGQMLRGASLSGFLAILVMVLAAVLVVGNGSLVPSVDVLPLNSAGWAKRIPLTLLFALTYALTVARYYAKTSAKVPSITHGIGRLSERTAPRAKAEGGRL is encoded by the coding sequence GTGGCGCGAATTGAGCCCTCGAGATCTCGACGCGCATGGCTCAAGCCGCTCGTTTTCGCGGTGGCGGGCCCGCTGACGCTCGCGCTGGTCGCGCCCCTAGGACCGGCCCCGGTGGAGCTGGCGGCGGCCTATGCCGGTCCGGACGCGGTGCGGGACGAGCTGGAGCAGATGCGGAACGCGGGACAGATCCGTGCCCTCGCGCCGGCCCAAGCTCGCTATCGCGAGGCGCTCGTATCGCTCGCCAAGGGAGAGGATCCCGAAGCCGCGCGGCTCCTCGCGGCGGCGGCGGAGTTCGATCCCGAGTACCCCGATCCCCATTTCACGCTCGCGCGGCTTCTCGCGTTCAAGAACCCCGAGCGCGCGGTCGGAGAGCTCGGTGAGGCGCTCCGGATCGTGGGCCGGACTTACGCCTGGCAGCGACACCTCCTCGCCAACACGCTGACCGCCTTTCTCGTGGTCTGGACGGTTGGCCTCCTGGTCGCGATCGCCGGGATCACCCTTCGGCATCTGCCGCATCTGATCCACGTGATTCTCGAGCTGGTCGGCCGCTCGAAGGGCCGCCTCGCCCGCGGCGGCGCGACGATCATCGCGCTCTCGCCGCTCCTCTGGGGGCTGGGCGCGATTCCCACCGCGACGGTCTATGCCGGGTTGCTCTCCTTCCGGGTGACCCGGCGCGAGGCGTTTCTGGTAGGGCTCTTCATCGTTTCGGCGATCGCGCTCTCGAGCTTTCTGAGGTCGGTCGCGCCGTGGGCGGGACCGCCGAGCCTGGAGGAGCCGAGCCTCCTCGTCGATCGTGCGCTCCGCTCGGGCTCCGATCCCGAGATCCGGACCGGGCTCATGGCGCTCGAGTCGCGGGACCCGGCGGAGCCCCTCTATCCTTTCACCGCGGGGACGATCGCTCGGCGCGAAGGAGATTTGGAGTCCGCGGAGCGCCTGCTCGCCCGGGCGGCCGCGCTCCGTCCCAACACCGCGTGGACCTTGACCAACCTCGGGAACGTGTACTTCGCGCGCGAGGATTACCCCCGGGCGCACGAGGCCTACGAAGCCGCCGCGAAAGCAGCGCCGCGGGCGGTCGAGCCGCATTTCAACCTCGCGCAGACCTACACGAAGCAGCTCCTCTTCGCCGAAGCGAACCGAGAACAGTCGATCGCGTCGTCGCTCGCCTTTGACCGCGTCCGCGACATGAGTCGCATCTCGGCGCCTCAGCTCAATCGCACGGTCATGGAAGCCATGCCCCCGGTCAAGGTGCTCTGGGATCTCGCGCGCAGGACCGCGCCGGAACGCGGAATCGCGGCCACAGAGGGGAACCCCTACGTCGCCTTTCTCGAGCGGCTCGCGCCGCCGCCCCCGTTCGCGATCTTTTTTCTCGTCTCCCTCTTTCTTCTCTTCGCGGGGCTGGGACAGATCCTGGGCCGGGCGCTCGCGACGCTCCAGTGCTCGAACTGCCAAAAGGTGGTCTGCCGCCGCTGCGTCTTCCGCATGCAGCAGCGCGCCTTCTGTGAAGGGTGCTTCGCCGCGGTCAGGGGACTGAAATCGATGGAATTCACCCGGCTCCTCCTCACCGGGCGGGATCGCCGGGCGGCACGACGCAGGACCTTCTGGGAGACAGCCACGACGTTCCTTCTCCCCGGCGCGGGGCAGATGCTCCGCGGGGCGAGCTTGAGCGGGTTCCTCGCGATCCTGGTCATGGTCCTGGCAGCGGTGCTCGTGGTTGGAAACGGCTCGCTGGTCCCGTCGGTCGACGTGCTGCCGCTCAACTCGGCGGGCTGGGCGAAGCGAATCCCCCTGACCCTGCTCTTCGCCCTGACCTACGCGCTCACCGTCGCGCGCTACTACGCGAAGACCTCGGCCAAGGTGCCGAGCATCACCCACGGCATCGGCCGCCTCTCGGAACGCACCGCCCCGCGCGCGAAGGCCGAGGGAGGCAGGCTCTAG
- a CDS encoding DUF4388 domain-containing protein, whose product MALQGNLDDFSLPEILQLISVQQKSGVLKLTAGADVAVIFFEGGRVVSTRDRRRNTRDPLKTFLVQTGFITEAQLKQIETIEAESRRELTDILLTGNYVASDQLTDALESQIQDTFHQLLTWKAGTYHFSGDARTVPKFAANVRMNTEGLLMESMRRLDEFVRYKEVLTSPAMVLRPKPLATPPKDMTTPEQRVLPLVDGLRPLRDIVAQAKLVEFEVYEALHHLLELGVVEISLGAAPAKVTPIAKEEAAAPPPRSMAIPVAALFLLLSIAIGTRATPKLYSHVERTAHRAPAGSSSIDESQRLALALEVYRSIRGEYPTELRAMSREGYLPPAAVSSFYRRFDYQSDGTSYSKIAH is encoded by the coding sequence ATGGCCCTCCAAGGAAACCTCGACGATTTCAGCCTCCCGGAGATTCTCCAGCTGATCTCCGTCCAGCAAAAATCGGGGGTGCTCAAGCTCACGGCAGGCGCGGACGTCGCGGTCATCTTCTTCGAAGGGGGCCGGGTCGTCTCGACCCGCGACCGGCGCCGGAACACGCGCGACCCCCTCAAGACGTTTCTGGTTCAAACCGGCTTCATCACCGAGGCCCAGCTCAAGCAGATCGAGACCATCGAGGCCGAGAGCCGCCGCGAGCTCACCGACATCCTCCTGACCGGCAATTACGTCGCGAGCGATCAGTTGACGGACGCCTTGGAAAGCCAGATTCAGGACACGTTCCACCAGCTCCTGACTTGGAAGGCGGGCACCTATCACTTCTCAGGGGACGCCAGGACCGTGCCCAAGTTCGCGGCGAACGTCCGAATGAACACCGAAGGCCTTCTCATGGAGTCGATGCGACGGCTGGACGAGTTCGTCCGCTACAAGGAGGTCCTCACGTCGCCGGCGATGGTGCTTCGACCGAAGCCGCTCGCGACCCCGCCGAAGGACATGACCACGCCCGAGCAGCGCGTGCTTCCGCTCGTGGACGGCCTGCGGCCTCTACGCGACATCGTCGCGCAGGCGAAGCTGGTGGAGTTCGAAGTCTACGAGGCGCTCCACCATCTGCTCGAGCTGGGCGTGGTCGAGATCTCCCTCGGCGCGGCGCCCGCCAAAGTCACTCCGATCGCCAAGGAGGAGGCCGCGGCGCCTCCTCCGCGGAGCATGGCGATTCCGGTCGCGGCCCTCTTTCTCCTGCTCTCGATCGCGATCGGAACCCGGGCCACCCCGAAGCTCTACTCCCATGTGGAGCGGACGGCGCACCGCGCCCCCGCGGGCTCTTCGAGCATCGACGAGTCCCAGCGTTTGGCCCTCGCGCTCGAGGTCTACCGCTCCATCCGAGGCGAGTACCCCACCGAGCTTCGGGCGATGTCGCGCGAAGGGTACCTGCCCCCCGCCGCCGTGTCCTCCTTCTACCGACGCTTCGACTACCAAAGCGACGGGACCAGCTACTCCAAGATCGCCCACTAG
- the waaF gene encoding lipopolysaccharide heptosyltransferase II: protein MPTRIWIARSPSWQTSAASWASSPSRGTFVSSSASPPRPLLVRLPNWLGDLVQALPVVAAAAEDPSRRVIFLGPAGFGPLLVPRFPSAEFVPWSRERRFAAAGALRRARPGAALLLTDSLSSAILAALALIPDRIGYAAELRGALLTRRVPRSAPSRAAPRVEEYAALARAAGLSVRDPVPRLTALPEERRAAVELLRGVGRGGAPYAVLAPGAAYGPAKRWDPERFAAVARHLDSRFGVTSILVGTQDDVVPAAETERMAGGSARSLVDATDLSTLTGLLAGADLVVSNDSGVMHLGAALGRPTVAVFGSTSPVWSAADAPWVRNLYAGYPCSPCFRRTCPIGYGCLRSIQPDEAIRAAGGLIAASS from the coding sequence ATTCCGACGAGGATCTGGATCGCGCGCTCGCCATCCTGGCAGACGTCGGCCGCGAGCTGGGCGTCATCCCCTAGTCGGGGGACTTTCGTGTCCTCGTCGGCTTCCCCACCGCGTCCGCTTCTGGTCCGCCTTCCCAATTGGCTCGGGGATCTCGTCCAGGCCCTTCCCGTCGTCGCGGCGGCGGCGGAGGATCCGTCGCGCCGGGTGATTTTTCTCGGTCCCGCCGGCTTCGGGCCGCTCCTCGTGCCCCGGTTCCCTTCGGCCGAGTTCGTCCCCTGGTCCCGCGAGCGCCGGTTCGCCGCGGCCGGCGCGCTGAGGCGCGCGCGCCCGGGCGCGGCCCTCCTCCTCACGGACTCGCTCTCGTCGGCCATCCTCGCCGCCCTCGCTCTGATCCCGGACCGGATCGGATATGCGGCCGAGCTTCGCGGCGCCCTGCTCACGCGGCGGGTCCCGCGCTCCGCGCCATCCCGGGCCGCGCCCCGGGTCGAAGAGTACGCGGCGCTCGCGCGCGCGGCGGGGCTCTCGGTGCGCGATCCTGTGCCGCGGCTCACCGCGCTCCCGGAAGAGCGTCGGGCCGCGGTGGAGCTGCTCCGGGGCGTCGGGCGCGGCGGCGCGCCGTACGCCGTCCTGGCGCCGGGTGCCGCCTACGGCCCCGCGAAGCGGTGGGATCCCGAGCGCTTCGCGGCGGTGGCGAGGCATCTCGACTCGCGTTTCGGCGTGACCTCGATTCTTGTCGGCACGCAGGACGACGTGGTACCGGCGGCGGAGACGGAGCGTATGGCGGGGGGCTCGGCTCGAAGCCTCGTCGACGCCACCGATCTTTCCACGCTGACCGGGCTCCTCGCCGGAGCGGATCTCGTGGTGTCGAACGACTCGGGCGTCATGCATCTCGGGGCAGCGCTCGGGAGGCCGACCGTCGCGGTGTTCGGATCGACGAGCCCCGTCTGGAGCGCCGCGGATGCCCCCTGGGTGCGGAACCTGTACGCCGGCTACCCATGCTCCCCCTGTTTCCGCCGCACGTGTCCGATCGGGTACGGATGCCTTCGTTCGATCCAGCCGGATGAGGCGATCCGCGCCGCGGGCGGGCTCATCGCCGCGAGCTCGTAA
- a CDS encoding glycine C-acetyltransferase, producing MSASPATESPLQYLEDAILQLKRDGLYRTLRELEGEQLPRARFDGREVINLSSNNYLGLTTHPKLKEAALQAVRSLGVGSGSVRTIAGTMELHMELERRIAAFKKTEASVVFQSGFAANAGTVSSLLGKGDLIISDELNHASIIDGARLSRAEIRVFPHRDVSGLTRVLDETKDVKRRLVITDGVFSMDGDIAPLPQIAALARSHGAIMMIDDAHASGVLGRAGRGTVDHYDLHGQVDVQVGTLSKAIGVLGGYVCGSKSLIEYLYHRARPFLFSTSHPPAAAAACLAAFDVLEQEPERIERLWSNTRRFKEGLRRLRFDTGSSETPITPILVGEAELAMRFSDRLFERGVFAQGIGYPTVAKGKARLRTIVTATHSDEDLDRALAILADVGRELGVIP from the coding sequence GTGAGCGCCTCACCCGCTACCGAGAGCCCGCTCCAGTATCTGGAAGACGCGATCCTCCAGCTGAAGCGCGACGGCCTCTACCGGACGCTCCGCGAGCTCGAAGGCGAGCAGCTTCCCCGGGCGCGGTTCGACGGACGCGAAGTCATCAATCTCTCCTCGAACAACTATCTCGGCCTCACGACCCACCCGAAGCTCAAGGAGGCGGCCCTCCAAGCGGTCCGCTCGCTCGGCGTGGGGTCCGGCTCCGTCCGCACGATCGCGGGCACGATGGAGCTCCACATGGAGCTCGAGCGGCGGATCGCCGCCTTCAAGAAGACCGAAGCCTCCGTCGTGTTTCAGAGCGGGTTCGCCGCGAACGCGGGGACGGTCTCCTCGCTGCTCGGCAAAGGGGACCTCATCATCTCGGACGAGCTGAACCACGCGAGCATCATCGATGGGGCGCGGCTCTCGCGCGCGGAGATCCGGGTCTTTCCCCACCGGGACGTTTCCGGGCTCACGAGGGTGCTCGACGAAACCAAGGACGTGAAACGACGCCTCGTCATCACGGACGGGGTCTTCAGCATGGACGGGGACATCGCCCCGTTGCCCCAAATCGCGGCGCTGGCGCGGTCGCACGGGGCGATCATGATGATCGACGACGCGCACGCAAGCGGCGTCCTGGGCCGCGCCGGCCGGGGCACCGTCGATCACTACGATCTCCACGGACAGGTCGACGTCCAGGTCGGCACGCTCTCCAAGGCGATCGGCGTGCTCGGCGGCTACGTCTGCGGCTCGAAGAGCCTGATCGAGTATCTGTACCACCGCGCGAGGCCGTTTCTCTTCAGCACCTCGCATCCACCCGCCGCCGCGGCCGCTTGCCTCGCCGCGTTCGACGTGCTCGAGCAGGAGCCGGAGCGGATCGAACGGCTCTGGTCGAATACGAGGCGCTTCAAGGAGGGGCTGCGGCGCCTCCGCTTCGACACGGGATCGAGCGAGACCCCGATCACGCCGATCCTCGTCGGGGAAGCGGAGCTGGCGATGCGCTTCTCCGACCGCCTCTTCGAGCGCGGGGTCTTCGCCCAGGGTATCGGGTATCCCACCGTGGCGAAAGGGAAGGCCCGTCTACGCACGATCGTGACCGCGACCCATTCCGACGAGGATCTGGATCGCGCGCTCGCCATCCTGGCAGACGTCGGCCGCGAGCTGGGCGTCATCCCCTAG